The Paenibacillus sp. FSL H7-0357 nucleotide sequence ACCTGGCGTATCCCCAGGTTCGTCAGACGGATCGTAGGTGGAATAGCAAATATAATAGAAGCAATGACTCCGGGAACTACGCCAAGCGAGAAAAAGGATACCGCCGGCAGCAGATACACAAATGCAGGCATCGTCTGCATAAAGTCCAGTATCGGAGTCACAATATTTTGAACAGTCTTACTCTGCGCGCAAAACACGCCAACCGGAACACCAATCAGCACAGCAAGCAGTGATGCAGTAAGCACAAGCGCCAGGGACTGCATAGAAGGATCCCATAGACCCAGATTGTCGATCAGCAGCAGCCCGATCACTGCGAATAGAGCCATCCGCCATTTGCCGATCCAGTAAGCCAAGGCGGCGATAATCACCGTGAGGACGATAGCCGGAAGGAAGGTTAAAGCCGCATCGATTCCGTCCACCATGCCTCCAATAACCGCATGAATAAGATCAAAGAACGGCCCGAAATACGTAGTAAGCCAGTCCTCCAGCCATTCAATCCCCTTGCCTATAGGTAATTTAGGTAAATTCATGAACCGATGCCTCCTTCCGGTACCGCATTGCCTGCAAGGGCGGAAAGTACTGCCCCTTTAATCACAATGCCCTTTAGCTTATCTTCTTCATCCACTACCGCAACCGGCAGATGTGTCTCGGACATCAGCTCGAACAGGTCGTTCAGCAGCGTGTCCGGACGTACACGGGGAATTTCACGGACCATCACTTCAAGAATGCTTTTATTCTCCTTGAGTGCCTCCAGCGCTTTCTCTGCAGTAAGTACGCCTTGCAGCTTCATTTCATTGCTCGCCACATAGAGACTGGATACGCCGCTGTCCCGCATCAGCTGAAGCGCAACACGCGGACCGCGTTCCGGCCGGATCATTTCCGGCTGGCGCATCACATGCGCAGCTGTCAGGACTTTCGACAAGTCTACATCCTCCACAAACCGCTCCACATATTTGTTCGCAGGCTGAATAAGGATCTCTTCCGGAGTGCCGATCTGGACGATCACACCATCCTTCATCAAAGCGATCCGGTCACCGATCCGCAGGGCCTCATCCAGGTCATGCGTAATGAACACGATCGTCTTCTTCACTCTTGCCTGCAGTTCCAGCAGCTCCTGCTGCATATCCTTGCGGATCAGCGGATCAAGCGCACTGAAGGCTTCATCCATCAGCAGGATATCCGGGTCATTGGCAAGACCGCGCGCAAGACCCACACGCTGCTGCATGCCTCCGCTCAATTGATCAGGGCGGTGGTTCTCCCAGCCTTTAAGGCCTACAAGCTCCAGTGCCTCCATGGCAAGCCGGGTTCTCTCTTTTTTCTCCACGCCCTGTACTTCAAGACCATATTCAGCATTAGCCAGCACCGTGCGGTGCGGAAACAATGCAAACTTCTGGAAGACCATGCCGATATTTTTACGCCGGAACCGGCGCAGCTCTTCGGGATTCATTTTGACCACATCATTGCCTTTAAAAAAGACCTGGCCCCCTGTGGGCTCAATCAGACGGTTCAATAAACGGACTAGCGTGGATTTGCCACTACCTGACAAACCCATGATGACAAATATTTCTCCTTCTTCGATGCTGAATTCAGCCTTGTTGACACCAACCGTCAGCTTGGCTTCACGGGCAATCTTCTCTTTAGACCAACCTTGTGCTAGTAATGGAAGTGCCCGTCCCGCATCATGACCGAATACTTTGGTAAGTTCTTTTACCTCTATAATTGCCATGGTGACCTCCTTCTTCCCCTTATATTTCACGTTTGTGCTTCTCAACAAGTGTAACGGAGTTGTGAAAAGCGACGCAAAGTGCATATTCGCTAAAAAATTAGTGTACAGTTTTAACTTTACGTACTTTACGTATAGAATACTCTGTTTTACGCCATATTCCGTTCTGCATGAATTCTTTACTTATTGCAGCAGATTTGATTACAATACATTGGAGAGGTTTGCAGTTTATTAGCCTAATCCTCAGGAGGGACATCATGAACGATTTAGAAGGGCTTCCGCCCGAGCAAATAGAGAAAATCAGCAAGGTCCGCGAACGGGTCATTGATTCCATTGGCAAAAACATGGATTTGTACGGAATCACCCTATCCATTGGGCATTTATACGGTTACATGTACTTTAATCAAGGCCCCGTAACGCTGGACGAGCTAAGCCGTACGATGGGAATGAGCAAAACATCCATGAGTACAGGAGTGCGCACCTTGCTTGACCTGAAGATGATCGACAAGGTGTGGGGAAAAGGAACCCGAAAAGATCTGTTCGAGGTCGTTCCCGACTGGCATCAGAATTTCAGTGACTATTTCTCAATTAAATGGAGAAAAGCCGTAGAGGGAAATATGTCCGCACTGGCTAAATCGCTTGCTGAAATCAAACAAATAAAATCCGAGTATGCTGACAATCCGGATATTGAGAAGCTCCTGAATAGAGATGAAGCAAAAATTGAAGAAGCCATTAAGTACTACCGCTGGCTGCTGAAGCTGATTGAAGCCCTGGAAACCGGCAAGATATTCGACTTCATTCCCAAAGAAAAGTAAACAAGGAGCGTGAGCTCCCTGCTGCACCGCATAATAAATACGGCCATGGCCCCGCAAAGGGGCTATGGCCGTTTATTATTTACTATTTGCTGCGGATTTATAAATGAAAATCCAGGCCGAAATCGGTTTCGGAAATAACGGCTGCGGATTGACTTGTATCAACAAGTTTAATAGACTAGGAATAACTGATTTTTGCAATGGATAAAGTGTAAGCGATGGACCAAAACCGCAGTATATCAGTCTTTTTCCCGGAATTCATGATCAGTCGGAGGGTGGCTTTACCATGCAAATGAATATTAAAAAGATTGCCGAAATGGCAGGTGTCTCCGTCTCAACGGTTTCGAAAATCATGAATAATTACAGCGATGTTTCGGAAAAAACGAAACAGCGGGTGCTGGAGATTATCGAACAAACCGGATATTCCCCCTCTAATTCCGCGAAAACACTGGCCACCAAAAAATCGAGTCTGATCGGGGTCATTTTTGCCGGTGAATTTAATGTCGAATTTACCCATCCTTTTTTCATTGAGGTGCTGAATTCCTTCAAGAAACAGATGGGTGTGCTGGGGTACGATCTAATTTTTTTCTCCAACGAGAAATTTATCAGCAGCGGTGATTATTTCGCGCGCTGCCAGCATTTTCATGTGGATGGCTGCGTGATCATCTCCGGGCAGAAGATGGAGCCCGCAATCCGCGACCTCGATATGAGCAGCATTCCCTGCATCGGCGTAGATATGGAGCTTAAGGGTAAAAAATCCGGGTATGTGATGTCGGACAACTATCAAATCTCCTCCAAGGTCGTAGAGCATTTCTATCTGCTTGGCTACAGAGAGCTTGGCTTTATCGGCAGTACGGCGGATTCGGATATTTCCAACCGGCGGGAAGCAGGGTATATCAAGGCAATCGAAGATTTTGGTCTGGCGATGAATCCCACGTGGTTCGTGCATGGAGAGGATTTCTTTGAAGCCAGCGGTTATGCGGCCATGCAGACTCTCATCGAGAAAGGCAGCCTGCCGCAAGCGATCTTTGCCGCTTCCGATTTGCTGGCACTTGGGGCCATCCGCGCCTTGAAGGAGCACGGACTGCGCATCCCTGAAGATATCGCCATCATCGGCTGTGACGATATTGAGGCCTGCAAATACACCAGCCCTACGCTGACTACGATCCGCCAGAACAAAGAACGGCTTGGCGTACTTGCGGCTCATATGCTGTTCGATCTAATTAACAATCAATCAGAAGGCGGTTCGTTTGTCGTTGAACCGGCGCTAATCGTCCGCGAATCCTGCGGCAGCCGGTTGAATGCTAAGCCTCACCAATCCTCTTTATAAGCCCCGCGTTCGAAATCGTCCTTAAACTTTTTGTCCCTCTCTGCCGCATGTTTCTGCACCGAAGGAGAATTGACAATTTTACGGACGATCCAATATAAAACTATAAGAAATACGATACCAAACAAGATTTCGATCACTAGCAATAGTCGTGCCTCCTTTGTCTTATAGATTAAAAGCTTGAACAGCTTTTGCCTATAAGAATATTCATACCGGCTGCTCTCTTGCACCCGGTCTACGCTTCTGATGGTCTACGCTTCTGACCGGCTTCGTTTCAGGACCCGGTTCACCTGCTCTGAACTCAGCATCATCAATAGCAAAAACGCCAATACGATGGCCGGAAACAGGCTGATGCTAATTCCGGAAGCGATTAGACCAAACAATGGGGGCAGCAAGGTTGTTCCTGTATAGGCGACTGCCATCTGGTACCCCATTAATTGCGCGGAGTTCTCTTTGCCGAAACGGGCCGGTGTTTCATGAAGCAGCCCGGGATATATCGGCGCAAGCCCCAGCCCGATCAGGATGAGTCCAACGAGGGTCATTACGTCAGGCAGTGGAAGAAGTAACAGCAATCCACCCAAGGCAGCTATAAGCTGACCCGCCAGAATCAGCACCCGGTTACTGATCCTTAGGGTCACAAATCCGGTAATCAATCTGCCGATTGTGATTCCGCCATAGTACATAGAAATCCAGCCGGCAGCCAATTCGGCTGACACCTCTCTTGCCCCTACTAAATAGCTGGCCCCCCATAACCCGACCGTGGATTCGACACCGCAATAAAACAAGAATGCGAGAAGCGAGAATTTAACGCCTTTGAGACGAGTGGGATGAACCTTCACTTTGGCAGGCGGGGAACTGATGCCGGTGTTACTCCCCTCGAGCCCGTCAGGCTGGGTTTCGTTCGAATTCCCAACCTCTGCAGCATGATGCAGTTTCGCTACCCGCTTCCATAACGGAAGGGTGACAAGCAAAACGATTACCAGACCGAACTGGATGATCGAAACGGCCGAATAGCCTTCTCTCCATGAATTGTGGTTCGCAATATAAAAGGACATGATCATCGGCCCCGCCGTTGCACCGACACCCCAAAAACAATGCAGCCAGCTCATGTGATGGGCTTTGTAATTATCGGCTACATAATGGTTGAGCGCAGCATCTACCGCTCCGCCTCCAAGTCCCAGGGGAATAGCCAGAACCGCCAACCAAACCAGTGAAGGCGCGAAGGAAAAGCCCAGCAGCGCACCAGCGGTCATACAGCAGCTGATCAGGGTAATCGTCCCTGTGCCCAGCTTTTTAATGATGCTGCCGCTTACCAGACTTGAGACGATGGTCCCTCCGGCAATGATCATAGAGATGAGACCCGCCGATCCAAAGGGAGCGCCGATTTCCAGATGCAGCACCGGCCAGGCGGACCCCAGCAACGAATCGGGAATGCCCAAGCTGATAAATGAAAGATAGATAATGATTAGAAACCAAGTTGCCATAGTTATGTTTCTTCCTCTCTGTGATTTCCCGGATAACTGGGCATCAATTGCCCCAAATATCAGGCTCCAGCTGCTTTAAGGTCAGCCAGCGCATGCCTGCCTCAAAGTCTTCATGAAATGAATCGAGCAGAATGATGCTCGGCATGGAAGGCATTGCATGTTGAGATCTGTACAATTCCCAAGCGCTGCCCCAGGTTTCCTCATCCATCAGGCTCTGGTAAATAACAATTTCATCCGGAGCAAGCACAACATTCACCGTATGAATAATCGTGCAGGCTGCCTCTATAAACATCTCAGTTTTGACCGGATTGTTCCAGTCCACCTCCACCGGAAGAAATTTAATTTCACCGGCCATGCCGTCCTTGCCCTTCACTACACTCCCGTTCAAATAAATCCCCATGCCGGGAGGATAGGACCTTGGAAAATATACACCAAGCACACATTGATTATCATCTTTCTCGGTTCGGGAACAGTACCCGCTGATCGCAGCATTCACATCGTTTTCCAACATAACCGGCAATCCAAATTGCTCCTGTATAACTTCGCTCAATCTTACGCCTTTCAGCTGGTCATGACTGCTTACTTTGATTTCCCCATTGACTGACTGGCCGGGAATACCGATCCCAATCACCTTGATGGTAGGGTGTTTCGACAGATATTGCTCAATCAATTCATAAAACCGTTCAAGATTGAACAGCGGTATGCCGTATTCTTCCCGCTCTATAATCTCATCCCCTAAATTAATTACCGTCACAACAACTACATCCTCACCCTGCTTCTCATTCATATGAATGACCAGCGCCAGGCTAAATCCGTAATTGTACCGGTAAGTAAGCGCAGGTCTGCCCCCATTGGATGGGACCGTTTCGTCTTCCGACAATTCACCGAGCTGAACCAATTCCTTGACCAGTGAATTAATAGTAACCACGCTTAGCTTGGTCAATGCGGCCAGCTGTGACTTAGATCCCGTTCCAATCTGCTTCATGGCCTGCCGCACAAGGTTGAGATTAATATCTTTGATTAAGTAACCGTTAGCCTTCTCCATAAGCATCCTCCAACATATAATAAAGTCACTTAATAAACCCTGTTTAATTAGTATGCAGCGAGTAGTCTGTCCTTGTCAAGGCTATAAGGGGCAAGTGGAGATCTGAACACAAATACATCATTTAGGCCATAAAAAAACCAGCCGCTTCCGGGGAAGACGGCTGGTTCCGGTTAAAGCTGCGCCGGAAGCTCGACCTGCGGGTCCAGCGCCAGCTTTAGGAGTTGACCGGCATGGGCCAGACCCGCGCCGAATCCGTACAATAGAATCTGCTGGCCATTCAACACTTTGCCCTCGCGGACACCCAGGTCCAGGGCGAGCGGTATGCTTGCGGCCGACGTATTGCCGAAATATTCAAGGCTGTACAGAGCCTGCTCAAGAGGATAATCCAAGCGCTCACAAATGGGCTCGATCATCCGCAGGTTGGCGCTGTGCGGAATCAGCCAGTCCACTTGTGCAAGCTCTGCCCCCGCATTTTTAAGCACCTGCTGGATGCCTTGGGGTACGGTTCTTACCGCCCAGCGGAAAACCTCCCGGCCATTTTGCACCAGCTTGCCTGGATTCATCAGTTCAATCCCGTTCACCTTATGCGACAGGCCCGTGCGGTACACATGATGTGCTCCGCCGCCGTCACTGCCCAGATGGAAGCCGAGGAAGTTGTCCTCCTGCTCATCGCTCTCCACAAGAACCGCCCCGGCCCCATCCCCAAAAAGAATACAGGTGCTGCGGTCGGTATAGTCCGTAATTTTGGACAGCGCATCTGCCCCAAGAACCAGAACCTTGCGGTGCAATCCTGATGCGACATAAGCGTGGGCCGTATGCAAGGCATAGACAAAGCCTGCACAGGCGGCGCTCATATCGACAGCTCCGGCGGTAAGCGGAATTCCCAGACGGTGCTGAATTATGGATGCTACAGAAGGAAAAGAAAAGTCAGGCGTGCTGGTAGCCACAATAACCATATCCACGTCCCCGGCAGATTTGCCATAACGCTTCAGCAGATCCTGCGCGGCGGAAACACATAAATCGCTGGTATATTCATCTTCACGGCTGATTCTCCGCTCGCGGATTCCGGTTCGCTGGACAATCCACTCATCGTTCGTCTCTACCATCTGTTCCAAATCGCTATTGGTCAGCCTCCGGACTGGCACATAAGATCCAATCGCTGTAATTTTCGCACCCGTCAATGAAATCACCTCTTTAATAGTATCTGGTCTTAGTACTTGGTACTAATTATATGCGATACCTGCTAATATTGCAAAGGAAAAAGCCGTAAAGTGAATATTTCCCTGGACTCGCCGAAGATCAAAAAAAGAACTATGGCCTACACAGGCCACAGTTCCTAGTAAACATATTGAACAAAAGATAAACGGGTAAGCGGCAGCATAGCTTAGGTACAGCACCGTAACATTCCGGTGTATGCTCTTAGCATCGTGCAACTATATGCTTGCCGGTTCTACTTCCACCTGCTCCACCAGCTTTTCCGGCTGGGCGGTATTTCTTGAACGGCAGTTAATGATTTCAACCTCTTCACCATTCTCGATATAAAAGGCCGGGCCTTCATGATTCTCAACCGTCACCTGCTGAAACCGGACATCCCGTACATTCCCCAGAAAAAATCCGCGGTTGTTCATATCCTCAATGCCTGTCATCATGTCGGGCTGGCCGGGAACGGCATTCTTGGCCATTGAAATATCGACATTCGAAAAGGTAATCTCCGAAACATACTGCTCCGCCAGCCCATACAGGAAACCTGCAGCCGCATGGACGCCCCGTGCGGTAATACTCTCAAAATGAATCCGTCTAAACGTTGGCGTTTCCGCCGTAACGGGATACGGATTTTTGTCCCAGACATATTTCTCTTTGCCGCGGGGTCCGCAGAAATAATACAGGTTAAGTGTAAAGGGGCAAATCACGTCCTCCATCACAATGTTGCTGACGCGAATATCCTCAATCGTCCCTCCGCGGCCCCGTCTGGACTTCATGCGAATGCCGCGGTCGGTCTGCTTGAACACGCAGTTGCTGATCGTCACATTGCGGATATCGCCGCTCATTTCACTGCCCAGCACTACCGCCCCATGGCCATGAATCATCGTACAGTTGGTGATGGTTATATTCTCGCAGGGAATCCGCTCTTTCGTATCCTCGGTTCCCGCTTTGATCGCGATGCAGTCATCGCCTACATCAATATTGCAGTTGCTGATGCGCACACCCGAGCAGGATTCCGGATTAATGCCGTCCGTATTCGGTGAATCCGGCGGGTTCAGGATCGAGATATTGTCGATCGTCACATTGCTGCAGCAGATCGGATTCACCGTCCAGCTCGGTGAGTTCAGCAGCGTTACATCCTTGATCGTAACCCGGCTGCAGTTGTTAAATCCGATCAGCGTTGGACGGGGATACTCCAGCGCCTCCGGGTGATTCCGGTGCTTGTTCCACCAGGGGGCGCCGTTGCCCTCCAGGATTCCGCTTCCGGTAATGGATACATTCACTAGATCCTCTCCGTAAATGCAGGACGCATGCACTTGCCGTTTCACGCCTTCCCATCTGGATTCCACAGCCGGAAAGTCCCCGGGCTCGGTGCTGAATGACAGAACCGCCCCAGGGCTTAAGTGCAGCTCTATGTTGCTGCGCAGCAGCACCGCCCCTGTTCTGAATGTCCCCGCCGGGATAACCACCGTTCCGCCGCCGTCTCTGCTCGCTGCCGCAATGGCATCCGCAATAGCTCCCGTTGCCGGCACTGGACTATCCCGCAGCGCTCCGTAATCCGCAATGTTATACATGGGTCCCCCTTCCTCTCGAGCAGCGCTCCAACCGCTGCAGAGCTTCCCGCTTTATCCTTTTACCTTCTGTACAAAGACTCCATCTCCACACAAGCCATGACGAGCGCCCCCACCCCATGCAGATCATTGCTGACCTTAGGCCGGGTGACATAATTCTCATAGTCGCCCGCCGAAGTGCCGATGCAGATATCCGGCAGGATCACGCGGCCCTGATCATCCTGCTGAAGCACCGAGATCAGGCCTTCATAGCCTTTTTGGGCTGCTGTCACCGCTGCTGCTTCTTCAGTAGCCAGACCCAATTTCACCGCTTTGGCGATGGTGTAGACGAACAGGCAGGACCCCGACGTTTCCAGCCAGTTATCCGGCTCATCGCCCTTATCCACGACCTGGTACCACAGTCCGCTGTCCTTATCCTGATAACGGATCAAGGCCTGCACGAATTCGCTTAGCGCAGCAGCCAGCTCCGCCCGGCCCGGTTCATCTGCCGGCAGCAGGTCCAGAAATTGCGACAATGCCAGACCGTACCAGCCCAGGGACCGGCTCCAGAACTCGGGAGAGCAGCCCGTTTCGGGGTTGGCCCAAGGCATGCGCCGGCTCTCATCCCAGGCATGATACAAAAGGCCGGTAGCTTCATCCTTCATGTATTTGCGCATCAGCTTCTCCTGATGCAACACGGTTTGCCGCAAGCCGGCTTCCCCGTAGGCATTGGCATATTTCAGCGAGAAGACTCCGGCCATGTAGAGTCCGTCAAGCCACATTTGATAAGGATACTTATCCTTGTGCCAGTATCCGCCTTCGGCGGTTCTGTTTACTGTCAGCAGCAGATTTCTCAGCTTATCGGCAGCCGTCCGGTACTTGCCCTTGCCGGTCCGTTCATGTAGCGTGAACAGCAGCAGTCCTGCCTGAACCGCATCCAGCTCATCGCGGGCAAAATAGAAATTGCCCTGATCATCCACCAGATCATCCACATATTGACCGATGTACTCCAGATAGCGGTCCTCCCGGACAGCTTCCCAGAGCAGCTCCATCCCGCACAGAAACACGCCTTGATGGTAGTGCCAGCGATGTGCAGGAGGAAGCTCTCCCGCTTGATAAGTATCCATTAAAGAGTCACAGGCTTTTTTTGCCCATTCCATGGGTGTTTTCGGCAGACTGCCTATCATCTTACTACCCCTTCCAACATAAGAATACCTGTCCTTTGGCGGTTAACCCTTCATTGATCCCAGCATAGCCCCTTTGGCAAAATGCTTCTGCAAGAACGGATAAACCATCAGAATCGGCAGGGTTGCCACCACGATAACGGCCATCTTGATCGTCTGATCCGGCGGCGGAACCGCAGCATCGAGCGAAGAGCTGTAATCCATCCCGCTGGCCAGCACGACAATTTGTCTGAGCAGCACCTGGATCGGCCATTTGGCGCTGTCATCCAGATACAGAATGGCACTCATATAGGTGTTCCAATACGTCACCGCATAGAACAGGGAAATTGTCGCAATCGAGGGCAAAGATAACGGCAATACAATCCGGAACAGGATGCCGAAGTCGTTGCAGCCGTCAATTTTGGCGGATTCCTCAAGACCTTCCGGGATATTCTGAAAAAAGTTTTTGAGAATAATCATGTTAAACGCACTGATTGCCGAAGGCAGAATTAGAGCCGCATAGGAATCAATCAGCCCCAGCTCCTTCACAACCAGGAACGTAGGAATCATCCCGCCGTGAAACAACATCGTGAACACAACCAGAAAGTTAATAACATTGCGCCCGTCCAGATCCCGTCTGGAGAGGCCGTAGGCCATTAAAGCTGTTATAAACATACTGAATGCTGTACCGATGAGCGTAACCCCAATCGAAACTCCCAGCGCTCTAAAAATCGTATCCGTCGAGAAAATAAACTTGTACGCCTCAAAGCTCCATACTTTTGGAATCAGCACAAATTTGTTGGCCGCGAGCTCCGCACTGGTTGTGAAGGAGCCTGCCACCACGTGGATAAATGGAAGCACCGTCACCAGTGCAATGAGGGCCAGCAGCGTAAAGTTAACAGCAGCAAAGATCCGGCCGCCGATCGTTCTGTCTTCTACCATTTGAATTCCTCCCGCATTTCTCTCAATAAACGCCTTCTTCTCCCATTTTCTTCGATAATTTGTTGACCGACATGACCATAATGAGTCCAATCACCGATTTAAAGAAGCCAATAGCCGTACTGTAACTGAATTGTCCTTGTCTCAAACCTGCGGTATACACGTACGTATCAATAATTTCCGCCACTTCCCGGTTCATGGAGTTGAGCAGCAGATAGGCGTGTTCAAATCCAAGATCCAGCACGGAACCGATTTTCAGAATCAGTAGTGTAATAATGACGCTTCGGATCGCCGGAAGGGTAATGTGCCAGACCTGTCTCAGCCGGCCGGCTCCGTCCATGCGCGCAGCTTCGTAAAGTCCGGGATCCACAGCCGCAATGGCTGCGAGATAAATGATGGTGCCCCAGCCTGCTTCTCTCCAAATGACCTGAATGATATACATTGGCCTGAACCAGTCGGGATTCAGCAGGAAATTCACCTTGGGAAGGCCGAAATAGACCAATAGCTCGTTAATAATTCCTCCGTCCATCGTGACCATAACGAAAGTAATCGAGACGACGATAACCCATGACATAAAGTGGGGCAGATAAACGAGTGTCTGGAACAATCTTTTGAAAAATGTGCCTCTCAGCTCATTCAGCATCAGGGCAAGGATAATCGGAATCGGAAAATAAAAGATGATATTCATTCCGAATAAAATCAGCGTATTCCCCAGGATATTGAGAAAATCCGGCTCCGCGAACAGCCGCTTGAAATGCTCAAGCCCTACCCAATTGCTGCCGAGGATCCCCTGATAAGGCTTGTAATCCTGAAAGGAAATGACCAACCCGTACATTGGAAAGTATTTAAAAATAACAAAAAACAGCACTCCCGGTATCAGCATGACGTAAAGCAGTTTATTTCTCCACAGCCGCTTTTTGAGTTCACTGCTGCTTTTGTATTTTTTGGGCTCCAGCTCAGGAATTGCGCTGGGCTGAGCGGTGACTTCCTGCATAATACTCTTCCTTTCTGCTTCATAAATTGATCATCTGACTGCCGGTTTCGTATGAATCAGAAGGCTGCTGAAGCTGCTTCGGCAGCCTTCTTCACTGGGCCTTAGCCTAACCGTTCACGACTGTCATCCTATTTCTTGTATGCGGCGTTGTATTCTTCGATAATGGCTGCGCCGCCCCGGCTCTTCCAGGATTCCACTTCTTTTTCGAATCCGGCCTTGTCCAGCTGTCCATAGATATAATTGTAGGTAGCATCCGTAATAATCTGTTGAAGCTCAACGCCCTTGGAGGTGTAGGTCGCCGAATCCAGGGCAGCCGTAGGGTCAGCCACTCCGAATTTGACGTTCTCCAGCGCCAGTTCATCAGCATGAATCCGGCCTGGCAGCACGTTCAAAGGCTGGTACATCCCGTTGGTTTCGTATTCACCGATAACGCTGTCCTTATAGCCTTTAACCTCGCGTTCAATCAGCTCTTTATCATCCGCCGGTTTCGCTTTGCCGTCTTCAACGGTGTAGTGAGTGCCTTCAATCCCCCAGTACATCAGGTTGGCAACCTCAGGAGTCATCATCTTGTCAAAGAACGCCAGAATCTTCTTCAGCTCGGCTTCATCCTTGACTGCGCCTTTCGGGAAGAGGACTACGTTGTTATAGCCCGGAATCATCCATTGGGTAATCTTTCCATCCGGTCCGGCGACCATACTGTGCGCATCCAAAACGGCATCCGGGACATTCTTGATCAGATCCTTATTGAGGTTATCAATATCAGGCATGGATCCGCCGATATACAGGCCCGCTTTACCGCTGGTGAACATATTTACAGCATCTGTTTTACTGGTAGCCGCGAAATCCTGGTTCATGTACTCGGAATCACGAAGCTTTTTGAAGTAGTCCATCGCATCGATATATTGCGGGAACATA carries:
- a CDS encoding glycoside hydrolase family 28 protein, with protein sequence MYNIADYGALRDSPVPATGAIADAIAAASRDGGGTVVIPAGTFRTGAVLLRSNIELHLSPGAVLSFSTEPGDFPAVESRWEGVKRQVHASCIYGEDLVNVSITGSGILEGNGAPWWNKHRNHPEALEYPRPTLIGFNNCSRVTIKDVTLLNSPSWTVNPICCSNVTIDNISILNPPDSPNTDGINPESCSGVRISNCNIDVGDDCIAIKAGTEDTKERIPCENITITNCTMIHGHGAVVLGSEMSGDIRNVTISNCVFKQTDRGIRMKSRRGRGGTIEDIRVSNIVMEDVICPFTLNLYYFCGPRGKEKYVWDKNPYPVTAETPTFRRIHFESITARGVHAAAGFLYGLAEQYVSEITFSNVDISMAKNAVPGQPDMMTGIEDMNNRGFFLGNVRDVRFQQVTVENHEGPAFYIENGEEVEIINCRSRNTAQPEKLVEQVEVEPASI
- a CDS encoding glycoside hydrolase family 88/105 protein, yielding MIGSLPKTPMEWAKKACDSLMDTYQAGELPPAHRWHYHQGVFLCGMELLWEAVREDRYLEYIGQYVDDLVDDQGNFYFARDELDAVQAGLLLFTLHERTGKGKYRTAADKLRNLLLTVNRTAEGGYWHKDKYPYQMWLDGLYMAGVFSLKYANAYGEAGLRQTVLHQEKLMRKYMKDEATGLLYHAWDESRRMPWANPETGCSPEFWSRSLGWYGLALSQFLDLLPADEPGRAELAAALSEFVQALIRYQDKDSGLWYQVVDKGDEPDNWLETSGSCLFVYTIAKAVKLGLATEEAAAVTAAQKGYEGLISVLQQDDQGRVILPDICIGTSAGDYENYVTRPKVSNDLHGVGALVMACVEMESLYRR
- a CDS encoding carbohydrate ABC transporter permease → MVEDRTIGGRIFAAVNFTLLALIALVTVLPFIHVVAGSFTTSAELAANKFVLIPKVWSFEAYKFIFSTDTIFRALGVSIGVTLIGTAFSMFITALMAYGLSRRDLDGRNVINFLVVFTMLFHGGMIPTFLVVKELGLIDSYAALILPSAISAFNMIILKNFFQNIPEGLEESAKIDGCNDFGILFRIVLPLSLPSIATISLFYAVTYWNTYMSAILYLDDSAKWPIQVLLRQIVVLASGMDYSSSLDAAVPPPDQTIKMAVIVVATLPILMVYPFLQKHFAKGAMLGSMKG
- a CDS encoding ABC transporter permease, whose translation is MQEVTAQPSAIPELEPKKYKSSSELKKRLWRNKLLYVMLIPGVLFFVIFKYFPMYGLVISFQDYKPYQGILGSNWVGLEHFKRLFAEPDFLNILGNTLILFGMNIIFYFPIPIILALMLNELRGTFFKRLFQTLVYLPHFMSWVIVVSITFVMVTMDGGIINELLVYFGLPKVNFLLNPDWFRPMYIIQVIWREAGWGTIIYLAAIAAVDPGLYEAARMDGAGRLRQVWHITLPAIRSVIITLLILKIGSVLDLGFEHAYLLLNSMNREVAEIIDTYVYTAGLRQGQFSYSTAIGFFKSVIGLIMVMSVNKLSKKMGEEGVY
- a CDS encoding extracellular solute-binding protein, producing the protein MKKKSFTLLMSALLTFSMLTACSGNNNNNKEAAATKDPGTSGGTNTATTEPAPEPEKPTEIKIMLPLNTTETPPDTIKAEVEKLTNTKLTYQFFPADTYEEKLNSSFATGSLPQVTYLKNQTTFLQMKEAIKDGQFWEIGPYLTEFPNLNKLKPEILNNTKVDGKLYTVYIGRPLARQGIIYRKDWADKLGLKAPANLDELFAMAKAFTEQDPDGNGKKDTTGIVDRNELVYGAFKTVSSWFGTPNNWGEKDGQLAPEFMFPQYIDAMDYFKKLRDSEYMNQDFAATSKTDAVNMFTSGKAGLYIGGSMPDIDNLNKDLIKNVPDAVLDAHSMVAGPDGKITQWMIPGYNNVVLFPKGAVKDEAELKKILAFFDKMMTPEVANLMYWGIEGTHYTVEDGKAKPADDKELIEREVKGYKDSVIGEYETNGMYQPLNVLPGRIHADELALENVKFGVADPTAALDSATYTSKGVELQQIITDATYNYIYGQLDKAGFEKEVESWKSRGGAAIIEEYNAAYKK